A part of Drosophila ananassae strain 14024-0371.13 chromosome 2R, ASM1763931v2, whole genome shotgun sequence genomic DNA contains:
- the LOC6507135 gene encoding mpv17-like protein 2: protein MGKLSFGDIENRLRLPATATPIHSSSLICICEEAPMSRKAVWRNFVKMVDRYHQAAFSPKYLLYTNIGISIALSGVGDTIAQSYERMLGEIHGWNKIRTLRMGISGLTVGVVCHYWYQYLDYLYPNRTYRTVVIKILLDQFICSPLYIAVFFLTMAVLEETTWEEVQQEIREKALVLYMAEWTVWPLAQFINFLLIKPQYRVFYDNSISLGYDVYTSQVKYRKKPNAEQNPDQKEK from the coding sequence AGAGAATCGCCTTCGGTTGCCGGCCACCGCCACGCCCATCCACAGCAGTAGCCTCATTTGCATTTGCGAGGAAGCCCCGATGTCCAGGAAAGCGGTGTGGCGGAATTTCGTGAAAATGGTGGATCGATACCATCAAGCGGCATTCAGCCCCAAGTATCTCCTGTACACAAACATTGGCATTTCGATCGCCCTTAGCGGAGTGGGCGATACGATCGCCCAGTCTTATGAACGGATGCTTGGGGAGATCCACGGCTGGAACAAGATCCGCACTCTTCGCATGGGCATATCCGGGCTAACTGTGGGCGTGGTGTGTCATTATTGGTACCAGTACCTGGACTACCTCTATCCGAACCGCACCTACCGCACTGTGGTCATCAAGATCCTGCTGGACCAGTTCATCTGTTCGCCCCTCTACATAGCTGTATTTTTCCTTACAATGGCCGTGCTGGAGGAGACCACATGGGAGGAAGTGCAGCAGGAGATCCGTGAGAAAGCCCTTGTCCTGTATATGGCCGAATGGACGGTCTGGCCACTGGCCCAGTTCATTAACTTTCTGTTGATAAAGCCCCAGTACCGGGTGTTCTACGATAACAGCATCAGTTTGGGATACGACGTCTACACCTCCCAGGTTAAGTATCGCAAGAAACCCAATGCAGAGCAGAATCCCGATCAAAAGGAAAAATGA